A single window of Prochlorococcus marinus XMU1410 DNA harbors:
- the uvrB gene encoding excinuclease ABC subunit UvrB, translated as MNNYKLQAPYEPNGDQPEAIKKLVKGVNNGKQFQTLLGATGTGKTFTIANVIQQTGRPALVLAHNKTLAAQLCNELREFFPKNAVEYFISYYDYYQPEAYVPVSDTYIAKTASINEEIDMLRHSATRSLFERKDVIVVASISCIYGLGIPSEYLKAAVKFEVGKSINLRSSLRSLVENQYTRNDIEITRGRFRIKGDVLEIGPAYEDRLIRIELFGDEVEAIRYVDPTTGEILESLEQVSVYPAKHFVTPKERLESAISAIRSELKTQLDKFTYEGKLLEAQRLEQRTKYDLEMLKEVGYCNGVENYARHLSGREEGSPPECLIDYFPKDWLLVVDESHVTCPQLHAMYNGDQSRKKVLIDHGFRLPSAADNRPLKCEEFWEKSKQTLFISATPGQWELDQCDGEFIEQVIRPTGVLDPVIDVRPSEGQIEDLLSEIRIRAEKNQRVLVTTLTKRMAEDLTDFLSENKVRVRYLHSEIHSIERIEIIQDLRMGEYDVLVGVNLLREGLDLPEVSLVAILDADKEGFLRAERSLIQTIGRAARHVEGVALLYADNFTDSMKRAISETDRRRTIQKKYNQVNGITPKPAGKKIENSILSFLELSRKLDAGGLSKDLINIVNNKTDAILSTSDNQCLLEELPDLIEKLEIKMKDAAKELNFEEAANLRDRIKKLRQKLARNN; from the coding sequence ATGAACAACTACAAGCTTCAAGCTCCTTACGAACCAAATGGAGATCAACCAGAAGCTATTAAAAAATTAGTTAAAGGCGTAAATAATGGTAAACAGTTTCAGACTCTTTTAGGAGCTACTGGAACTGGAAAAACATTTACCATTGCCAATGTAATTCAACAAACAGGAAGGCCAGCACTTGTTTTAGCCCATAACAAAACGTTGGCTGCACAACTATGTAATGAATTAAGGGAATTTTTTCCAAAAAATGCTGTTGAGTACTTCATTTCTTACTACGATTATTATCAACCAGAAGCTTATGTACCTGTAAGTGATACTTACATAGCTAAAACTGCTTCAATTAATGAAGAAATAGATATGCTTAGGCATTCTGCAACACGCTCATTATTTGAAAGAAAAGATGTAATTGTTGTAGCCTCAATAAGTTGTATTTATGGTCTTGGTATACCGAGTGAGTATTTAAAAGCTGCAGTTAAATTTGAAGTGGGAAAATCAATAAATCTACGTTCTTCTTTGAGGTCTCTGGTTGAAAATCAATATACTAGAAATGATATTGAAATTACTAGAGGTAGATTCAGAATTAAAGGTGATGTTTTAGAAATCGGTCCAGCTTATGAAGATAGATTAATAAGAATTGAGTTATTTGGTGATGAAGTCGAGGCTATTAGATATGTTGACCCTACTACAGGAGAAATACTTGAAAGTTTGGAACAAGTTAGCGTTTACCCAGCGAAGCATTTTGTAACTCCAAAAGAAAGACTTGAGAGTGCAATAAGTGCAATTAGAAGTGAATTAAAAACGCAACTAGATAAATTTACATACGAAGGAAAATTATTAGAGGCTCAACGTCTAGAACAACGTACAAAATATGATTTAGAAATGCTTAAAGAGGTTGGTTATTGTAATGGAGTTGAGAATTATGCTCGTCATTTATCAGGTAGGGAGGAAGGTTCACCGCCAGAATGTTTAATAGATTACTTTCCCAAAGATTGGTTGTTGGTAGTTGATGAGAGTCATGTAACATGTCCTCAACTTCATGCGATGTACAACGGTGATCAATCAAGAAAAAAAGTTTTAATAGATCATGGTTTTAGATTGCCAAGTGCTGCAGATAATAGACCTTTAAAATGTGAAGAGTTTTGGGAAAAATCAAAACAGACATTATTTATAAGTGCAACCCCCGGTCAATGGGAATTAGATCAATGTGATGGTGAATTTATTGAGCAAGTTATAAGACCAACTGGCGTATTAGACCCGGTAATTGATGTAAGACCTAGTGAAGGCCAAATAGAAGATCTGTTATCTGAAATAAGAATTCGAGCTGAAAAGAATCAAAGAGTGCTTGTGACAACACTTACTAAGAGAATGGCTGAAGATCTAACTGATTTTTTATCTGAAAATAAAGTAAGAGTTAGATATTTGCATTCCGAAATCCATTCAATTGAAAGAATTGAAATTATTCAAGACCTTAGAATGGGCGAATATGATGTTTTGGTAGGAGTTAATTTATTAAGAGAGGGACTAGATCTTCCAGAAGTATCCTTAGTCGCCATTTTAGATGCTGATAAAGAAGGTTTTCTGAGGGCAGAAAGGTCATTGATTCAAACAATAGGAAGAGCTGCCAGACATGTTGAAGGTGTTGCTTTGCTTTATGCAGATAACTTCACAGATTCAATGAAAAGAGCAATATCTGAAACTGATAGAAGAAGAACTATTCAAAAAAAATATAACCAAGTCAATGGTATTACTCCAAAACCTGCAGGCAAAAAAATAGAAAATTCAATATTATCTTTCCTAGAACTTTCCAGAAAACTTGATGCTGGTGGTTTATCTAAAGATTTAATAAATATAGTTAATAACAAAACTGACGCAATTCTCAGTACCAGTGATAATCAATGTTTGCTCGAAGAATTGCCTGACTTAATAGAAAAGTTAGAAATTAAAATGAAAGACGCTGCAAAAGAGTTAAATTTTGAAGAAGCAGCAAATTTGAGGGATAGAATCAAAAAATTAAGACAAAAATTGGCAAGAAATAATTAA
- a CDS encoding DUF561 domain-containing protein — protein sequence MSLINLLPQKIKEELRSKSLLKVISGLNNFDVQSVKIIVEAASLGGADLVDIACKPELVDLALKNSTLPVCVSSVVPRSFQDCVKAGASLIEIGNYDTFYEKGIHFSDKKVLNITKETRDLLPNFPLSVTVPHTMPIDKQVDLAVKLVEEGVDIIQTEGGTSSTPYSPGIQGFFEKSVPTLASTYAIHQEFKKQSLNIPIMSASGLSQVTCPLAISSGASAVGVGSVVNKLDDLISMIAVVRGLKESLKNSIIGEKIS from the coding sequence ATGAGTCTGATTAATCTTTTGCCACAAAAAATCAAAGAAGAGTTAAGAAGCAAATCTTTACTCAAAGTTATTTCAGGATTGAATAATTTCGATGTTCAGTCTGTGAAAATAATTGTTGAGGCTGCTTCATTAGGAGGTGCAGATCTTGTCGATATTGCTTGTAAACCTGAACTCGTTGATTTAGCACTTAAGAATTCAACACTACCAGTTTGTGTTAGTTCAGTAGTGCCTCGATCTTTTCAAGATTGTGTAAAAGCAGGAGCATCATTAATTGAGATAGGAAATTACGATACTTTTTATGAAAAAGGCATTCATTTTTCAGATAAAAAAGTTTTAAACATTACAAAAGAGACGAGGGATTTATTGCCTAATTTTCCTTTATCAGTAACTGTTCCTCATACTATGCCTATTGATAAACAAGTTGATCTTGCTGTAAAGCTAGTGGAAGAAGGCGTTGATATTATTCAAACAGAAGGGGGTACTAGTTCTACTCCTTACTCTCCAGGAATTCAAGGTTTTTTTGAAAAATCAGTACCAACTCTTGCATCTACCTATGCTATTCATCAAGAATTTAAGAAACAATCTCTGAATATTCCAATCATGAGTGCATCTGGATTAAGCCAAGTAACTTGTCCACTAGCAATATCCTCTGGAGCCTCAGCAGTTGGAGTTGGATCCGTGGTTAATAAATTAGATGATTTAATATCAATGATTGCGGTTGTTAGGGGCTTAAAAGAATCTTTGAAAAATTCAATAATTGGAGAAAAAATTTCTTAA
- the tilS gene encoding tRNA lysidine(34) synthetase TilS, with translation MTDKKLSQKNWSSWHHKLHKEILAKKILIPKRSNILISVSGGQDSMALLTLINDLKKLHNWSISVWHGDHQWHEKSSLYALELKDYCEDKNISFSFDQANKEGISSEEKAREWRYKKLCERAKTLLNKNQEKHNIYLLTGHTSSDNAETFILNLSRGSNFAGLSNIESKRLIENQIYLIRPILIFSREDTKQFCNEMKIPVWEDPTNSDLKLKRNLVRKKIIPTLEVIYPGCSERINNFSQKMSKYNNERNDLSELAYFYCKDVKGIDRNLLNGMCIEARCTILNRFLKEISPKQCSSKNLTKLATSIYEKNKGQINLQEFLKIVWDKNYINFEKS, from the coding sequence ATGACTGATAAAAAATTAAGTCAGAAAAATTGGTCATCATGGCATCATAAGCTTCATAAGGAGATTCTTGCCAAAAAAATATTAATTCCCAAAAGATCCAATATTTTAATAAGTGTTTCGGGGGGTCAAGACTCAATGGCCTTATTAACCTTAATTAATGACCTAAAAAAACTACATAATTGGTCTATTAGTGTTTGGCATGGTGATCATCAGTGGCACGAAAAATCATCACTATATGCTCTTGAATTAAAAGATTATTGCGAAGATAAAAATATTTCATTCTCTTTTGATCAAGCAAATAAAGAAGGTATTTCTTCAGAAGAAAAAGCACGAGAATGGAGATATAAAAAATTATGTGAAAGAGCCAAAACTTTATTAAATAAAAACCAGGAAAAACATAATATTTATTTGCTAACTGGTCACACGAGTAGTGATAATGCAGAAACATTTATCCTCAATTTATCTAGAGGAAGCAATTTTGCAGGTCTTAGTAATATTGAGAGTAAAAGATTAATAGAAAATCAAATTTATTTAATAAGACCAATATTAATTTTCAGTAGGGAAGATACAAAACAATTTTGCAATGAAATGAAGATTCCAGTCTGGGAAGATCCTACAAATTCAGATCTTAAATTAAAAAGAAATTTAGTAAGAAAAAAAATTATTCCTACCTTAGAAGTCATCTATCCTGGTTGTTCTGAAAGGATAAATAATTTTTCCCAAAAAATGAGCAAATACAATAATGAACGTAATGATCTAAGTGAACTAGCGTATTTTTATTGTAAAGATGTTAAAGGTATCGATAGGAATCTCCTAAATGGTATGTGTATTGAAGCGAGGTGCACAATTTTAAATAGATTTTTAAAAGAAATATCTCCAAAGCAATGTAGTTCTAAAAATCTGACAAAATTGGCAACTTCAATTTATGAAAAAAATAAAGGTCAAATTAATCTGCAAGAGTTTTTAAAAATTGTTTGGGATAAAAACTATATAAATTTTGAAAAAAGTTAA
- a CDS encoding ribonuclease J, with translation MQSSTNSTVNRSTHDSSRSKSNTPALRVIPLGGLHEIGKNTCVFEYGDELMLVDAGLAFPSDGMHGVNVVMPDTTFLKENQRRIKGMIVTHGHEDHIGGISHHLKHFNIPIIYGPRLAMSMLRGKMEEAGVSDRTTIQTVNPRDVVKVGQHFSVEFIRNTHSICDSFSLAVTTPVGTIIFTGDFKFDHMPVDGEQFDIERMVHYGEKGVLCMFSDSTNAEVPGFCPSEKTIYPSLEKHIAEAKERVILTTFASSVHRVTMILELAMKHGRKVGLLGRSMINVIAKARDIGYMKCPDDLFVPIKQIRDLPDRETLLLMTGSQGEPLAALSRISRGEHQHVRLKTTDTVIFSASPIPGNTISVVNTIDRLMKLGAKVVYGKGENIHVSGHGFQEDQKLMLALAKPKFFVPVHGEHRMLVCHGKSAQTMGVPKDNILIIENGDVVELTPNSIQKGDPVKAGVELLDNSRNGIVDARVLKERQQLAGDGVVTVLAPISTDGKMVAPPRVNLRGVVTTAEPRKMSMWTEREISWVLENRWKQLSRQTGPNNFEVDWIGVQREIENGLSRRMRRELQVEPLILCLVQPAPSGTRAYIPKITEEQNFSNRNRNNNNFHKKSNNNNDPNSSNNPQNTQKSPKVSQKPSAETATEDSFEGRTRRRRSAVTS, from the coding sequence ATGCAATCAAGTACAAATTCAACAGTAAATAGATCTACTCATGATTCATCTAGATCTAAAAGTAATACTCCAGCTCTACGGGTAATACCTCTTGGAGGATTACATGAAATAGGAAAAAACACTTGCGTTTTTGAATATGGTGATGAATTAATGCTTGTTGATGCTGGCCTAGCTTTCCCATCTGATGGTATGCATGGCGTAAACGTTGTTATGCCTGATACAACTTTTTTAAAAGAAAATCAAAGAAGAATAAAAGGAATGATTGTCACTCACGGGCATGAAGATCACATTGGAGGTATTTCTCATCATCTAAAGCATTTTAATATTCCCATTATTTATGGCCCAAGACTGGCAATGTCAATGCTTAGAGGAAAAATGGAGGAAGCAGGGGTATCTGATAGAACAACTATACAGACAGTAAATCCTAGAGATGTTGTAAAAGTAGGACAACATTTTTCTGTTGAATTTATTCGAAATACCCATTCTATTTGCGATAGCTTTTCTTTAGCAGTTACAACACCTGTTGGCACAATTATTTTCACGGGAGATTTTAAGTTTGATCATATGCCAGTAGATGGAGAGCAATTTGATATTGAAAGAATGGTGCATTACGGAGAGAAGGGTGTTTTATGCATGTTCAGTGATTCTACTAATGCTGAAGTTCCAGGTTTTTGTCCTTCTGAGAAGACTATCTATCCCTCTTTAGAAAAACATATTGCAGAGGCAAAAGAACGAGTTATCCTTACCACTTTCGCTAGTTCTGTGCATAGAGTGACAATGATCTTAGAATTGGCCATGAAACATGGAAGAAAGGTCGGTTTGTTAGGTAGATCGATGATAAATGTTATTGCTAAGGCAAGAGATATTGGTTATATGAAATGCCCAGATGATTTGTTTGTTCCTATCAAGCAAATTAGAGATTTGCCAGATAGGGAGACCTTATTATTAATGACGGGTAGTCAAGGAGAACCCCTAGCAGCGTTAAGCAGAATCTCTCGTGGTGAACATCAGCATGTTCGGCTTAAGACTACTGATACTGTAATATTTTCAGCCAGCCCAATTCCTGGTAATACTATTTCTGTTGTTAATACAATAGATAGATTAATGAAACTCGGAGCAAAGGTTGTTTATGGAAAGGGTGAGAATATTCATGTTTCTGGTCATGGTTTTCAAGAAGATCAAAAGTTAATGTTGGCACTCGCAAAACCTAAGTTTTTTGTTCCTGTTCATGGAGAACATAGAATGCTTGTTTGTCATGGGAAGAGTGCACAAACTATGGGGGTTCCAAAGGACAATATTTTAATTATTGAAAATGGAGATGTAGTTGAGTTAACACCTAATTCTATTCAAAAGGGTGATCCTGTAAAAGCTGGTGTTGAACTGCTTGATAACTCACGAAATGGGATTGTAGATGCTCGAGTATTAAAGGAAAGGCAGCAATTAGCTGGGGATGGTGTAGTAACTGTTTTAGCTCCTATTAGTACAGATGGGAAGATGGTTGCGCCTCCTAGAGTTAATTTGAGAGGAGTTGTTACTACTGCAGAGCCAAGAAAAATGTCTATGTGGACTGAACGAGAAATAAGCTGGGTCTTAGAAAATAGATGGAAACAATTATCCAGACAAACTGGGCCGAATAATTTTGAGGTAGATTGGATTGGTGTACAAAGAGAAATTGAAAATGGTTTATCGAGAAGAATGAGAAGAGAATTACAAGTTGAACCACTTATTTTGTGTTTAGTTCAACCTGCTCCAAGTGGAACTCGTGCTTATATTCCAAAGATTACCGAAGAGCAAAATTTCTCCAATAGAAATAGAAATAATAATAATTTTCATAAGAAATCAAACAATAATAATGATCCTAATAGTTCAAATAACCCACAAAATACACAAAAAAGTCCAAAAGTATCACAGAAGCCATCAGCTGAGACTGCTACAGAAGATTCATTTGAAGGTAGAACAAGAAGAAGAAGATCTGCAGTAACATCTTAA
- the dapA gene encoding 4-hydroxy-tetrahydrodipicolinate synthase, with translation MITDKTECNNPLFGRILTAMVTPFTENGDVDYELAIKLSNYLFENGSDGIVLCGTTGESPTLSWAEQHDLFIAVKGSLDANCKVIVGTGSNCTSEAVEATKKAYDSGADGALVVVPYYNKPPQEGLYKHFSSIAKSAKDLPLMLYNIPGRTGCNLLPDTVKKLMDFSNILSIKAASGRIEEVTELRAICGSELSVYSGDDSLLLPMLSVGAVGVVSVASHLVGLQLKEMIHSFQSGKVSNALAIHEKLQPLFKALFMTTNPIPIKAALELSGWDVGNPRSPLSPLNNDMKKQLSFILNSL, from the coding sequence ATGATCACAGACAAAACTGAGTGTAATAATCCACTATTTGGAAGAATATTGACTGCAATGGTTACTCCATTCACTGAGAATGGAGATGTAGATTATGAACTAGCTATAAAACTTTCAAATTATCTTTTTGAGAATGGTTCCGATGGAATTGTGTTGTGCGGTACTACTGGAGAATCTCCGACTCTTTCATGGGCGGAACAGCATGATTTATTTATTGCTGTAAAAGGATCTTTGGATGCAAACTGTAAAGTAATAGTTGGCACTGGTAGTAATTGTACAAGCGAAGCTGTGGAAGCTACAAAAAAAGCTTACGACTCTGGTGCCGACGGTGCTTTGGTCGTTGTTCCTTATTACAATAAGCCGCCTCAAGAAGGTCTTTATAAACATTTCAGTTCTATTGCTAAATCTGCAAAGGATTTGCCTCTTATGCTCTACAACATTCCTGGCAGGACTGGATGCAATTTATTACCTGATACTGTGAAGAAACTTATGGATTTCTCAAATATTCTCAGTATTAAAGCTGCAAGCGGTAGAATAGAGGAAGTAACAGAATTAAGGGCTATTTGTGGCTCCGAACTCTCTGTATATAGTGGCGACGATTCATTGTTGCTTCCAATGTTATCGGTAGGTGCTGTAGGAGTAGTAAGTGTTGCAAGTCATTTAGTTGGATTGCAATTGAAAGAGATGATTCATTCTTTTCAAAGTGGAAAGGTTTCCAATGCTCTTGCTATTCATGAAAAACTTCAGCCTCTTTTCAAAGCACTCTTTATGACTACTAATCCAATCCCAATTAAAGCTGCTTTGGAGCTATCGGGATGGGATGTAGGTAATCCTAGAAGTCCTTTGTCACCTTTAAACAATGACATGAAAAAGCAACTATCTTTTATCCTGAATTCCCTATAA
- a CDS encoding aspartate-semialdehyde dehydrogenase, translating to MRQSPYLPNRPLKVAVLGSSGAVGSELLKILEQRDFPISELVLLSSERSEGKKIIWKDEELVTKKTTKEEFKNLDLVLASAGGSISKNWLSTIIDQNALLIDNSSAFRLDKNVPLIVPEVNASDVLNHDGVIANPNCTTILLTLVLAPLKKLSTIQRVIVSTYQSVSGAGQLAMEELKLLTEQYLQGNPQKSEVLPYSLAFNLFLHNSPMLSNNYCEEEMKMVNETRKILNIADLKLSATCVRVPVLRAHSESINIEFADVVEPKDALEELKKSPGIEIIEDYKNNRFPMPNDVMGRDNVAVGRLRTDISHPHGLELWLCGDQIRKGAALNAVQIAELLIPKK from the coding sequence GTGAGACAATCTCCGTATTTGCCTAATAGGCCATTAAAAGTTGCTGTTTTAGGTTCTTCAGGTGCTGTGGGATCTGAATTATTAAAAATTCTTGAACAACGTGATTTCCCAATATCAGAATTGGTCTTGCTTTCATCAGAGCGGTCAGAAGGAAAAAAAATTATTTGGAAAGATGAAGAATTAGTTACAAAAAAAACAACTAAGGAAGAATTTAAGAATCTTGATTTAGTTTTGGCTTCAGCTGGCGGAAGTATTTCAAAAAACTGGTTATCTACCATTATTGATCAAAATGCTTTACTGATAGATAATTCAAGTGCTTTCAGATTAGATAAGAACGTTCCTCTTATAGTCCCTGAAGTTAATGCTAGTGACGTACTTAATCATGATGGGGTAATAGCGAATCCAAACTGCACTACCATTTTGCTGACATTAGTTTTAGCTCCATTAAAAAAACTTTCTACTATTCAAAGAGTTATTGTCTCAACATATCAATCTGTCAGTGGTGCAGGCCAACTGGCGATGGAGGAACTAAAACTTTTAACCGAACAATATCTTCAAGGAAATCCTCAAAAAAGTGAAGTTTTGCCATACTCCCTTGCTTTTAATTTGTTTTTACATAATTCCCCTATGCTTTCAAATAATTACTGCGAAGAAGAGATGAAAATGGTTAATGAGACAAGGAAAATATTAAATATTGCTGATTTAAAGCTCTCTGCTACATGTGTTCGAGTCCCAGTTCTGAGAGCACATTCTGAATCGATCAACATTGAATTTGCCGATGTAGTTGAACCTAAAGATGCTCTTGAAGAATTAAAAAAATCTCCTGGAATTGAAATTATTGAGGATTACAAAAATAATAGATTTCCTATGCCAAATGACGTTATGGGAAGGGATAATGTTGCTGTTGGCAGGCTAAGAACTGATATAAGTCATCCTCATGGATTAGAATTATGGTTATGTGGAGATCAAATAAGAAAAGGAGCAGCTCTGAATGCTGTTCAAATAGCTGAGTTATTAATTCCAAAAAAATGA
- the tig gene encoding trigger factor — MAKDALIVKTTPLPQSRISFELEIPSDTCKTCVNETISSISRSAKIPGFRLGKIPKQVLIQRIGITQLHASALEKIIDKSWQEALKIKSIEPLSEPELVDGFESLLAKFSPEKSLKVTLQTDVAPELKLKKSKGLSVEISKTKFDPKSIDEALEKSRNQFANIIPVTNRAAKLGDIAVVSFKGKYKDSGKEIDGGTSESMDLELEKNKMIPGFVEGIVKMKIGDNKTLNLKFPDDYSHEDSRGKEAIFEVNLKDLKEKELPELNDDFAKQSGNKESLKELKKDIEKQLKDNFEKTQKDIKIEALLDALTNELVAEIPKSMIDIEVRNNIEQTAQRFAQQGLDVKSTFTPELVKSLAESTRPQAEKNVQRNLALKALAEKENIKVEQDEIDSKMKDYEDAISQSSKQIDIKKLTEVITNDLLKEKLIIWLEENSEVKEKTTKTSKATKTSKTTKATKTASKTTKTIKTTKTQNKKEKK, encoded by the coding sequence ATGGCTAAAGATGCACTAATAGTCAAAACAACTCCTCTACCTCAAAGTAGAATTTCATTCGAATTAGAAATACCATCTGATACATGCAAAACGTGTGTAAATGAAACAATCAGTTCTATCAGTCGTTCGGCTAAAATTCCGGGATTTAGACTTGGTAAGATTCCTAAACAAGTCTTAATCCAAAGAATTGGCATCACACAATTACATGCTTCTGCTCTGGAAAAAATTATTGATAAATCATGGCAAGAAGCGTTAAAAATAAAATCTATAGAGCCACTAAGTGAGCCAGAATTGGTAGATGGATTTGAATCTTTACTTGCAAAGTTTAGTCCTGAAAAATCACTTAAGGTTACTCTTCAAACTGATGTTGCCCCAGAATTAAAACTTAAAAAATCTAAAGGACTAAGTGTTGAAATATCAAAGACAAAGTTTGATCCTAAGTCAATAGATGAAGCGCTAGAAAAATCTAGAAATCAGTTTGCAAACATTATTCCAGTTACCAATAGAGCAGCAAAATTAGGAGATATTGCTGTAGTTAGTTTCAAAGGAAAATATAAAGATTCTGGTAAAGAGATTGATGGTGGTACAAGTGAATCAATGGATCTTGAGTTAGAAAAGAACAAAATGATTCCCGGTTTCGTTGAGGGAATCGTGAAGATGAAAATTGGTGATAATAAAACGCTTAACCTTAAATTTCCTGATGATTATTCTCATGAGGATTCAAGAGGCAAAGAAGCAATTTTTGAAGTAAATCTTAAGGATCTTAAGGAAAAAGAATTGCCTGAACTTAATGACGATTTTGCAAAACAGTCTGGCAACAAAGAATCATTAAAAGAGTTAAAGAAAGATATTGAAAAGCAACTTAAAGACAATTTTGAAAAAACTCAAAAAGATATCAAAATTGAAGCTTTATTAGATGCCTTAACAAACGAATTGGTTGCTGAAATTCCAAAATCTATGATTGATATAGAAGTGAGGAATAATATTGAACAAACCGCTCAAAGATTCGCTCAACAAGGTCTTGATGTTAAATCTACTTTCACTCCGGAATTAGTTAAGTCATTAGCAGAGTCCACAAGGCCTCAAGCTGAAAAAAATGTTCAAAGAAATTTAGCTTTAAAAGCATTAGCTGAAAAAGAAAACATAAAGGTTGAGCAAGATGAAATTGATTCAAAAATGAAAGATTATGAAGATGCAATCTCTCAATCTTCAAAACAAATAGATATTAAAAAATTAACAGAAGTAATAACTAACGATTTACTCAAAGAAAAATTAATCATTTGGCTTGAAGAAAATTCTGAAGTAAAAGAAAAAACTACAAAAACTTCTAAAGCTACAAAAACCTCAAAAACAACAAAAGCCACAAAAACTGCGTCAAAAACTACAAAAACTATAAAAACTACAAAAACTCAAAATAAAAAAGAAAAAAAATAA
- the clpP gene encoding ATP-dependent Clp endopeptidase proteolytic subunit ClpP, giving the protein MNSEKKHLIQSSISSYESNNKTIAAVPTVIEQSGRGERAFDIYSRLLRERIIFLGTGINDQVSDSLVAQLLFLEAEDPEKDIQIYINSPGGSVTAGMAIYDTMQQISPDVVTICFGVAASMGAFLLSGGAKGKRLALPNSRIMIHQPLGGAQGQAVEIEIQAKEILFLKKTLNSLLAEHTGQPLEKINEDTERDYFLSPSEAVEYGLIDKVIKK; this is encoded by the coding sequence GTGAACTCAGAAAAAAAACATTTAATCCAAAGCTCAATAAGTTCTTACGAAAGTAACAATAAAACCATTGCTGCTGTTCCTACTGTTATAGAACAATCAGGTAGAGGAGAAAGAGCTTTTGATATTTATTCAAGACTATTGAGGGAGAGAATAATTTTTTTAGGTACTGGAATTAATGATCAAGTATCTGATTCACTTGTTGCACAATTATTATTTCTTGAAGCGGAAGATCCCGAAAAAGACATACAAATATATATCAATTCTCCTGGAGGCTCAGTAACTGCAGGAATGGCAATATACGATACTATGCAACAAATATCCCCTGATGTAGTGACAATATGCTTTGGAGTAGCGGCAAGTATGGGGGCATTTCTACTTTCTGGAGGAGCAAAGGGGAAAAGATTGGCTTTACCTAATTCTAGGATTATGATTCATCAACCTCTGGGAGGTGCACAAGGTCAAGCAGTAGAGATTGAAATACAAGCTAAAGAAATACTTTTTCTCAAGAAAACATTAAATTCGCTCTTAGCAGAACATACTGGTCAACCTTTAGAAAAAATTAATGAAGATACAGAAAGAGATTACTTTTTATCTCCCTCAGAAGCAGTCGAATATGGATTAATTGATAAAGTTATCAAAAAGTGA